DNA sequence from the Chamaesiphon minutus PCC 6605 genome:
GAATCTTTTAGCTCCAGTAATTGGGGATAAAGTGCTTCAGCAGTCGTATCGTAGGTTGCGTCCGTCACCGGACGAAGTACATAGGTCGCCTTGTCTGGGCTGAGTCGGGCATAGCCAGACCGCTGCTTCACCTTGTGGCGAATCGCTTCTGCCTGCTGTTCCTGCTTCTCCAATAGCGATCGCCGGACGATCGTATAGTGAGACTCGATTGTCTGCAATTGCGGCTCCAGACGTGCAATATCGCGCCACGGTCGATCGATCGCCAGTTGTTCCGCTACCGCTGCAATCTCGGCTTGCACCTCAGTCGCCGATCCTACTTGTTCGAGTTGGGCAACCTGATGCTGCTGAACCGACCCCGCCCGCGATACTGCGGCGATTGCGTCATCAGTCAGATCGGTCTCTAGAATGCCTAATTGTTGTATCCCATCGCGTAAAACATCGAGATTTCGCTTCACTTCTAGCAGCGTAGGTTCGACTTGGCGGGATTTGAGACACTTTTCTAATGCCGATTGCAACTTGGCTAAATTAGTAGGTAAATCTAACCGATTGGGTAGCTTATTGTAACGGTGCTCCAATTCTCGCAACCGCCTGACTTGATTGGGGAACTGCTTAAATACCGCATCGGCGATCGCATCATCTTCACGATCGAGATCGATACCCAGGGCATCTTTGAATAACGTACAAATGGCAATCCGATCGCGGGGACTAATGCCGCGATCGCTCGGCGGTAGAATGTCAGCGCGTTTGAAATCTCGATCCTTCGTAAATAAATCCATCACCCCAGGATCGCGAATCGACGTGACACTAGTACCATCTTCGAGCCGAATTTGAATTTTACTCGCCCGAAATAAACCAGCCAGACAAGCCTTCACCACATCCGGCGCGTAACCATAAGGTGGCCCGCCAAAAAAGTTCAACAACACTTGCCCAGAGACCCCATTTTCAGCCAAGACATACTCACCGATCCGTGCGGGCACCTCTCCGGCACAGGTCGGGTTATACTTGCCAGCATCTAGCTCCAGGATGCCTAGCCCATCCTGCATAAATTTAGTCGAAGGCCCGATTAAATCCTTTTCTAGTAGCTGCTTCAGTTCGGATGGGATAATCGCCACATCAAAATCAATAGTCCGGACACCTTTTGAAAAGAAAAATGATCGATCGATCCAAAAAAAGCAATTCATCGCTTAAAGTACAAGTAGAACCCAAGTACCAGATGAATTGCCCTATGGATATTGTACAGAACCTACTTGCCAAAGTGGGTAATTTAGCAAACCGCAACGCCAGTTCTTAGCCAGTATATTTGTGACGTTGTTTGTGGTATGCGGCAAGGCAAACTTTACTAATCTCAGTCGTTATGGGCAGTATAGCGAACGAACATACCGTCGTCAGTACAAAAAAACATTCGATTTCATTCCCTTCCACGCGCAGACAATTGCAGCAGCAATTGAACCAAATTGAGAGCAGATCGCAGCGATTGATTGCTCATTTATCAGCAAGAGTGGAAAACAGACATGGGGAGTAGATAATTTCTATAACGGTAGTATCAGCAAGTCTCAAAAAGGGTTAGAAATTTCGGTGATTGCAGTGGTGGATGTATTAGCCCATCAAGGTTACACTCTCTCAGTACAACAAACTGCAAAAACCGAGCGTCAACCCATCCCCGACGCGAAACCAACGGCGAAGAAGAAGCGTAAATCGAAGTCGAAATCGAAGTCGAAATCGAAGTCGAAATCTAAATCTAAATCGAAAGCGAAAACAGAACCAGTGATTTCTGAGCGAGTCAAAGGCTATCTGAAACAACTGAAAATAGCTCGCTCCCATTTGCCTGCGGTAGTAAAATATTTAACCGCAGACAGCTTTTACAGTAAGAAATCTGTTGTTGATGGGGTGATTGAGCTAGACCTTCATTTGATTAGCAAATTGCGGATTGATGCGGATCTACGATACTGCTACACTGGCAAGCAAAAGCCCAAAGGTGCGCCGCGTAAGTATGATGGCAAGGTGAATTTGAGTGATTTGTCCCGACTGGAATTCGGTGGTGAGTTAGCTAATGGCACTAAATTGTATAGCCAAGTGGTTTGGCATGTTTCACTTAAACGTAAAATTCGCATCGTTTACTTGGTTGACCAACGTCATCCCGAGAAGCAGCGAGTAGCTTTGCTCTTTTCTACCGACACGATGATTAATCCCATCAGTCTGTACGAGTACTACAAATCTCGGTTTCAAATCGAATTCATCTTTCGTGATGCCAAACAATTTACTGGGCTTTGCGACTGTCAATCCCGCCACCAACAATCCCTGGATTTTCATTTCAATGCATCCTTGGCAGCTCTCAATATTGCCAAGCTTGAACAGCAAAAAACTCAGTCGGATACTGGGGAAGATTCACAGCCGCAATCTTTTTCAATGGCAACTTACAAGCGGCTAGCTCTCAATGGACATCTACTTGAGCGGTTTATTTCCATGTTAGAACTTGACCCGACTTTGATTAAATCCCATCCTAACTACGATAGTCTTCTCCACTATGGCTCTCTAGCTCCATAAATCTGTCCGGACTATTGAAAATAGCGATCGAACAGTTCGGGTAGGATACTTTCTCCCACCTTTTCTAACACCACTGCAAAGCCATTGCCGAAATTCTTCACCTCCATCTGACGACCTCGGAAATAGAGCGCACCATCTAGAAACGCGCGGACAACGCCATCTTTAACTTTTGTTTCCAAGCCTTCACACCGACTCTGCTCGTCAAACAGCATCCGTTCTTTACCGATCGAGATCGACGCACTCCGACCTTGATACTTGTTGACAATATGCCGCGACCTTGCCAAGTCTCGCAGCAAGCTATCCAAATCATCTAATTTCCCGACCACCCAAATCAACCGATCTCTGAAGTTTGGCGTATCACTGGTCTGAATCCAGGTTGCGGCGGTTTTCTCCTCCTGGGTTTTGAGATATTGAAAATCGATCGAAATCGTCGCCAGTTCGTTCGGGACTTGCAATCGATCGGTTTGCCGCTGTCGCCCATCGCTGTAATAAGCAGCCCACCGAAACTTCTTCCCTTTGTAGCCTGGATTTGCCGCCCCGCCCAGTAAATCCTTCAACTTGTCGGCAACGATCGCGCTCGATTCGTTAGGAATAACCTGAGTTCGATGAGGCTGTGCCTCATCATCAAATCAAGTCTCTGACTGTGCTTGAGTCATAAACATCAATTATTAAAATGAGATATTTCCAAGTCATTATCAATAAGCTTTGATTATTGATAATGACTTGGAAGTAAAACGTCGATCGATAATTACAAATAATTAACAATTAATAAGTTATTAAAAGTTCTGAGGAGCGGTCGGCGAATAAAAGTACAAATAGCATTGCAACCCTTATGTATAATCTCTGATTCTGGTTAAATTAATATATATATTAGAAAACCACACTTAGATGATGGACTTAACCGAACTATTTTGTGAAATAGATGATTTCTGCCAAGATTGGCTGGCAACTTTTTCATCAATATCTTTCCCTGCCAACGGTAATAGCTTACCAAAACGC
Encoded proteins:
- a CDS encoding transposase, with product MSKSGKQTWGVDNFYNGSISKSQKGLEISVIAVVDVLAHQGYTLSVQQTAKTERQPIPDAKPTAKKKRKSKSKSKSKSKSKSKSKSKAKTEPVISERVKGYLKQLKIARSHLPAVVKYLTADSFYSKKSVVDGVIELDLHLISKLRIDADLRYCYTGKQKPKGAPRKYDGKVNLSDLSRLEFGGELANGTKLYSQVVWHVSLKRKIRIVYLVDQRHPEKQRVALLFSTDTMINPISLYEYYKSRFQIEFIFRDAKQFTGLCDCQSRHQQSLDFHFNASLAALNIAKLEQQKTQSDTGEDSQPQSFSMATYKRLALNGHLLERFISMLELDPTLIKSHPNYDSLLHYGSLAP